From a single Streptomyces sp. NBC_00377 genomic region:
- a CDS encoding AzlD domain-containing protein, with the protein MNTWIAIGATAVGCYLVKLAGLLVPAGLLERPRVRRFAALLPVALLAALTAQQTFADGHALVLDARAAGLAAALVALMLRAPFLLVVAAAVVVTAGVRAMGG; encoded by the coding sequence TTGAACACCTGGATCGCGATCGGGGCGACCGCGGTCGGCTGCTATCTGGTCAAGCTCGCCGGACTGCTCGTGCCCGCCGGTCTTCTCGAGCGTCCCCGCGTCAGACGGTTCGCGGCCCTGCTCCCCGTCGCCCTGCTCGCCGCCCTCACCGCCCAGCAGACCTTCGCGGACGGCCACGCGCTCGTGCTGGACGCCAGGGCCGCGGGGCTGGCCGCGGCCCTCGTGGCCCTGATGCTGCGGGCCCCCTTCCTGCTGGTCGTCGCGGCCGCCGTGGTGGTGACGGCAGGGGTGCGGGCCATGGGCGGGTGA
- a CDS encoding AI-2E family transporter, which produces MAPTDETEQAAGHASPRGVTPPTGPPPAGEGAEQGARMPRWLPRAMVLALALIAVFQLGTWAFHQLIGLLLNILIAFFLALAVEPAVSRLSSRGMRRGLATFLVFFGLLIVLAGFFTLLGSMLAGQIIKMIEGFPDYLDSVINWVNTTFHTELRRVDIQEGLLHSDWLRKYAQNSAAGVLDVSTQVLGGLFQLLTIGLFSFYFAADGPRLRRALCSVLPPARQAEVLRAWEIAVDKTGGYLYSRGLMALISGVAHYVLLEALGIPYAPVLAVWVGVVSQFIPTIGTYLAGALPMLIAFTVSPLYALWVLIFVVVYQQFENYMLQPKLTSKTVDIHPAVAFGSVIAGTALLGAVGALISIPAVATLQAFLGAYVKRYDVTDDPRVHGHRGRGEGPGPLARVGRLWERARDRRGGSGEGAD; this is translated from the coding sequence GTGGCACCCACTGACGAGACCGAGCAGGCCGCCGGGCACGCATCCCCGCGCGGCGTGACGCCGCCCACCGGGCCGCCCCCGGCCGGTGAGGGCGCCGAGCAGGGCGCACGCATGCCGCGGTGGCTCCCGCGCGCCATGGTGCTCGCGCTGGCTCTCATCGCCGTGTTCCAGCTGGGCACCTGGGCCTTCCACCAGCTCATCGGCCTGCTGCTCAACATCCTGATCGCGTTCTTCCTGGCGCTCGCCGTGGAGCCGGCGGTCAGCCGGTTGTCCTCCCGCGGGATGCGCCGTGGACTCGCCACCTTTCTGGTCTTCTTCGGTCTGCTGATCGTGCTCGCCGGCTTCTTCACGCTGCTCGGCTCGATGCTCGCGGGTCAGATCATCAAGATGATCGAGGGCTTCCCCGACTACCTCGACTCCGTGATCAACTGGGTCAACACGACGTTCCACACCGAACTGCGGCGGGTGGACATCCAGGAGGGGCTGCTGCACTCCGACTGGCTGAGGAAGTACGCCCAGAACAGTGCCGCCGGCGTCCTGGACGTCTCCACGCAGGTCCTCGGCGGTCTCTTCCAGCTGCTGACCATCGGCCTGTTCTCGTTCTACTTCGCCGCCGACGGGCCGCGTCTGCGCCGGGCACTGTGTTCCGTCCTGCCGCCCGCCAGGCAGGCCGAGGTGCTGCGGGCGTGGGAGATCGCCGTCGACAAGACCGGCGGCTATCTGTACTCGCGCGGACTGATGGCGTTGATCTCCGGCGTCGCGCACTACGTGCTGCTCGAGGCCCTGGGCATCCCGTACGCGCCCGTGCTCGCGGTCTGGGTGGGCGTGGTCTCGCAGTTCATCCCCACCATCGGCACCTATCTCGCGGGCGCGCTGCCCATGCTGATCGCTTTCACGGTCTCGCCCCTGTACGCGCTGTGGGTGCTCATCTTCGTCGTGGTCTACCAGCAGTTCGAGAACTACATGCTTCAGCCCAAACTGACCTCGAAGACCGTGGACATCCATCCCGCCGTCGCCTTCGGCTCCGTCATCGCGGGCACCGCCCTCCTGGGCGCCGTCGGTGCGCTGATCTCCATCCCTGCCGTTGCGACGTTGCAGGCGTTCCTGGGTGCCTACGTGAAGCGTTACGACGTCACGGACGATCCCCGGGTCCACGGACACCGGGGTCGCGGGGAGGGGCCGGGGCCGCTCGCGCGCGTGGGGCGTCTGTGGGAGCGGGCGCGGGACCGGCGGGGCGGGTCGGGGGAGGGGGCCGACTGA
- a CDS encoding AraC family transcriptional regulator, with product MVNSGSGERARHWQYAELPGVDLLRARYVRKTFVRHTHEHFVIAAIAEGVEVFHHRGADRYAGAGTLALVNPDTPHTGRAGVPEGWRYGAVYPSPDVVAGIAAETTTLRGTVGFTSPVLDDPYAVGLVHQVLRAAEEGNALAADTLLRVAVTRLLRLNGGPLPQREVRSAGERVAARARAVLEERLADPPTLEQLAGDLGTSSFALLRAFRDVYGLPPHAWLTDARVRRARRLLDAGTAPAEAAVAVGFTDQPHLNRHFARIVGVPPGAYQRERKNVQDSREGLLLPLSVWQNRQLSQTYDPTAEDGPTPPSYGTPSASGSP from the coding sequence CGGCACTGGCAGTATGCCGAGCTGCCCGGCGTCGATCTGCTGCGAGCCCGGTACGTCCGCAAGACCTTCGTACGGCACACGCACGAGCACTTCGTGATCGCCGCCATCGCCGAGGGCGTGGAGGTCTTCCACCACCGGGGCGCAGACCGGTACGCGGGAGCGGGGACGCTCGCCCTGGTCAATCCGGACACCCCGCACACCGGGCGGGCCGGGGTCCCGGAGGGGTGGCGGTACGGGGCGGTGTATCCGTCGCCCGACGTGGTGGCCGGGATCGCGGCCGAGACGACGACCCTTCGCGGCACTGTGGGGTTCACCAGCCCGGTACTGGACGATCCGTACGCCGTCGGACTGGTCCATCAGGTGCTCCGGGCGGCCGAGGAGGGCAATGCGCTGGCCGCCGACACGCTGCTGCGGGTGGCCGTGACGCGACTGCTGCGGCTCAACGGCGGACCGCTTCCGCAGCGGGAGGTGCGGTCGGCAGGGGAGCGGGTCGCCGCACGCGCGCGTGCCGTGCTGGAGGAGCGGTTGGCCGATCCGCCGACGCTGGAGCAGCTGGCCGGGGATCTGGGGACGAGTTCGTTCGCGCTGCTGCGGGCCTTCCGGGACGTGTACGGGCTGCCGCCCCATGCCTGGCTGACCGACGCGCGCGTGCGGCGGGCGCGGCGGCTGCTGGACGCGGGGACCGCACCCGCGGAGGCCGCCGTCGCGGTGGGGTTCACCGACCAGCCGCACCTCAACCGCCACTTCGCCCGGATCGTCGGAGTCCCCCCTGGGGCCTACCAGCGGGAGCGCAAGAACGTACAAGACTCGCGCGAGGGGCTCCTCCTACCGTTGTCGGTGTGGCAGAACAGACAGCTTTCACAGACATACGACCCGACGGCGGAGGACGGCCCGACGCCGCCGTCGTACGGGACGCCCTCGGCGTCGGGATCGCCGTAG
- a CDS encoding DUF3046 domain-containing protein: MRLTVFWQRMDEHFGTGYAETFARDHVMAELGGRTVRDALADGWEAKDVWRVVCTVMNVPQEMR, encoded by the coding sequence ATGCGGTTGACGGTCTTCTGGCAGCGGATGGACGAGCACTTCGGTACGGGGTACGCCGAGACCTTCGCGCGCGATCACGTGATGGCGGAACTCGGCGGGCGTACGGTGCGCGATGCGCTGGCGGACGGCTGGGAGGCCAAGGACGTGTGGCGCGTGGTGTGCACGGTGATGAACGTTCCACAGGAGATGCGCTGA
- a CDS encoding AzlC family ABC transporter permease codes for MAEQTAFTDIRPDGGGRPDAAVVRDALGVGIAVGLSGFAFGVTSAGSGLSVWQTCALSLLVFTGASQFALVGALAAGGNPLTAAAGAFFLGVRNAFYGLRLSQSLALPRAVRPFAAQWVIDETAAVSLAQTGRRASRLGFAVTGLTLYVLWNLTTLLGALGAEAIGDTDAWGLDAAGPAVFLALLAPMVKTTAERAVAGLAVLLGLGLLPVLPAGVPVLAAALAAPVVLCLEGRRRAGQADVEGEAKR; via the coding sequence GTGGCAGAACAGACAGCTTTCACAGACATACGACCCGACGGCGGAGGACGGCCCGACGCCGCCGTCGTACGGGACGCCCTCGGCGTCGGGATCGCCGTAGGCCTCTCCGGGTTCGCCTTCGGGGTGACCTCGGCGGGCAGCGGACTGTCGGTGTGGCAGACCTGCGCGCTCAGTCTCCTCGTGTTCACGGGCGCGTCCCAGTTCGCGCTCGTCGGAGCGCTGGCGGCAGGCGGCAATCCCTTGACGGCGGCCGCGGGAGCCTTCTTCCTGGGTGTGCGCAACGCCTTCTACGGGCTGCGTCTGTCGCAGTCGCTGGCCCTCCCGCGCGCGGTCCGCCCCTTCGCCGCCCAGTGGGTGATCGACGAGACGGCGGCGGTCTCGCTCGCCCAGACCGGGCGGCGCGCCTCGCGCCTCGGCTTCGCCGTCACCGGGCTGACCCTGTACGTGCTGTGGAACCTCACCACACTGCTGGGCGCCCTGGGCGCCGAGGCCATCGGGGACACGGACGCGTGGGGGCTGGACGCGGCCGGGCCGGCCGTCTTCCTGGCGCTGCTCGCGCCCATGGTGAAGACCACCGCCGAGCGGGCCGTCGCCGGCCTCGCGGTGCTCCTGGGGCTCGGCCTGCTGCCGGTGCTGCCCGCCGGAGTGCCCGTGCTGGCGGCCGCGCTCGCCGCGCCGGTCGTCCTCTGCCTCGAGGGCCGGCGCCGGGCCGGACAGGCCGACGTCGAAGGGGAGGCGAAGCGTTGA